CCGGAAGCCCCGCCCATAATCACTGCTCCGTAAATGATAGCGATAAAGAAGGCTTTTTGCGTCATGAATAAGGACCTGGAGAAATCAGACTGGTCTTTGGGATATCCGGCCAGGATGATAAAAACCAGAAAACTGACCAGCATTGCCATACTCACACGGGTAGCAGCCAGAGTTGTAACTATAGCATAGCGGGATCCCTCCGGGGTCGTTCCTCCAAACTGGTAAAGCGCCAGGAAGGTTACAGCTGCGGCCATGACACCGAGCAGGTTGGCAGCCAAAAACGCTTTTTTCTGGTTGATCCGGCTTTGGGCAGCCGTAATTACGGTCAGACTGAATACCGCACCCATTGCAAAGGCCCAATGCAGACAGTTAAACAGAAAGTTATAAGGTTCTTGTTGCGGCCAGTCAAGCTGAATCCTGATCAACGTTACGACGGCAAAACCGAAAGCACAGGCAATTGCAGCTGGAAAAGTTTGAAAGGCCTTCGCTGACCCACGCAAAACCTGGACAATTGACCGGGTAAAAGCATTCATCCGTATACCTCCTTGCTGAAAAATTCCATTCAAAGTAACAAATCAATTTTGAGTTAGTCTTAACAAATTTTCTACATACATACGCTTATCCCTTCTTCATCGCCGGGGCCTCGTTTATTACGAATATGACAGCAACTACAGACCATCTGGGATCCGCAGTTGCAATTCAATATTTGGTTAGACGTCTTTGGCGGCTTTTGGTCCCCGGCAGATGGCTATCTTGCCGGTCCTGACGATTTCGATGATTCCGTAGTCATCAAGCAGTTCGCAAATCGCATCAATTTTGACATCTTCACCGGTCAACTCGATGATCATAGTCTCTTTATTAACATCGACAATATGGGCCCGGAAGATTTCGGCAAGGTTTACAATTTCCGCCCTGTTCTCCGGCGAAGCCTTCACCTTGATTAAGGCCAGGTCTCTGTGTACCCTGTCCTTTCCGGTAAGATCAATGATTTTAATCACATCAATTAGCTTGGAGAGCTGATTAACAACCTGTTCCAATTCATATTCATCATCGGCATCAACCTCAATAGTGATTCTGGACATGTCGGCTTCCTCGGTATAGCCGGCGTTAATGCTTTCAATATTAAAATTCCTGCGGCTGATCAACCCGGAAACATGGGTCAAAACACCCGGTTTATTTTCCACCAATACGACTAAGGTATGTTTCATTTTCAGCCCCCCAATATCATTTGGTTTAAACCGGCCCCGGTCGGAACCATCGGCAAAACATCCTCTTCTTCAGGAATACGGATATCTACCAGGAATGGGCCTTCCGAGAAGATTGCTTTTTTCAGTACAGCTTCAATTTCTTCTTTCTTATCAAGACGGACGGCAGGAACGCCCATCGCTTTGGCGATCTCGACGAAATCTGCTTTCGTTCTCATACAGGAATGTGCATAATGGCTGTTGTAAAATTCCCGCTGCCATTGGGCAACCATCCCCAAGGATTGGTTATTTAAGATCATGACTTTGACAGGCAAATTTAAGTCGGCAATCGTCATCAGCTCCTGGCAATTCATCATAAAGCCTCCATCGCCGCATATGCAAATGACCTTCTTATTTGGTTCCCCGACCTTGGCTCCCATGGAAGCCGGAAGGCCGTAACCCATCGTTCCAAGTCCTCCGGAAGTCAGCAGGGATCTTGGGTGTTTAAAACCGTAGAACTGGGCGGTCCACATTTGATTTTGCCCTACATCCGTAACCATAACTGCATTTCCTTCTGTGATTTCACAAATCTTTTCAATCACAGGCTGTGGCAGTATTTCATCTGTATCCTTTTTATACGTGAGCGGTTTTTCTTTTTTCCAGCCAGACAGCTTTTCCAGCCACGGTTTAAACTGATCCTTCCATTCTTGGGCAGGTTTCTCCTGCAGTTTTTGATAGAACTTCTCGAGTGTCCAACGCAAATCGCCAATCACCCGGATATTTGCCCGGACATTTTTATTGATTTCAGCCGGATCAATATCAAAATGCACGATTTTAGCGTTAGAAGCAAACTGATCCAACCGTCCTGTGACCCGGTCATCGAAACGCACGCCGATCCCAATCAGCAGGTCCGTCTCGGTGGTGGACATATTCCCGGCATACGTGCCGTGCATCCCGATCATGCCAAAAAAATGCGGATCATCGCTCGAGACGCAGCCCAGCCCCATCAGGCTCGAGACCGTTGGCACCCCGGTATAGGCTACTATTTTTCGCATGATCTCAGAAGTGTCCGACAGATTTAGGCCGCCCCCGACAAAAAACAAAGGCTTTTGGGCGAATTTAAGCTCGTCAAATACGGCATTCATCGTCTGGCTATCTCCCTCACAGATCGGGGTATAACCTCTTAAATTAACCTCTGCGGGATACTCAAAATCTATTTCTTCAGCAAAGATATTTTTCGGAATATCAATTAAAACAGGACCCGGACGGCCCGTACGTGCAATATAAAAAGCTTCTTTCACGGTCTTCGGCAAATCCCTGACATCCCTAACCAGGTAATTATGTTTGGTAATCGGGGTTGTAATCCCGCGTATATCCGCTTCTTGAAAGGAATCCCGCCCTAAAAAAGGTACGGCAACCTGACCGGTAATCAGCACCAGCGGGACAGAATCCATATAAGCTGTAGCAATTCCAGTGATAAGATTCGTGGCCCCGGGGCCGGAAGTCGCCATACACACGCCGACCTTGCCGGTTACCCTGGCGTAGCCGTCGGCAGCATGGATTGCGCCCTGTTCATGCCTTGGCAGAACATGAGGAAATTCAGACATATACAGCGCATCATACAAAGTTAAGACCGATCCGCCGGGATAGCCAAAAACGACTTGTACATCTTCCTTTTTAAGACATTCGATGATTGCTTGTGCTCCGGTCATTTTCATTCTGCTATCTCTCCTCTCTCTTGTATGTATTATAGTACAGAACACAAATAAATGCACGAACTATATCAGTTCAGTCTATTCATTGCTCATGTTGTTTATTAACTTACTTGTTGTTTATTAACTTAAATGAAGGACGCACACTGTCTCCAATTAAAATTCTACTGTAAGATTGGTTTTTGCCAGATAGATTTTGCCGGCATAACACCGGGAAGCCTCCGCAGCCAGGTTGGCCGTCTCACCAATATGCGGAAAATGACTCAGCAGAAGTGCTTTCGCCCCGAGTTGTTTTGCCAGGGATGCAGCTTCGACAGAAGTCAAATGCCCCTGGAATAAGCCGGTTTCATGGGCATACAGGCTTGATTCAGTAATCAACAAATCTGCTCCGCCCTCAAACCGGCTTAAATCAGATGCAGGCCCAAGATCACCGGTATAGACCAGGACTTTGCCGGCATATTCGAACTTCATTGCCAGGTTGTAGGCATCATGAACGGTTGGCGCAAAGGATATTTTCAAGCCGTCAAGATTGAGAACCGCATCCGGCTTTATTTC
This genomic stretch from Dehalobacter restrictus DSM 9455 harbors:
- the ilvN gene encoding acetolactate synthase small subunit; the encoded protein is MKHTLVVLVENKPGVLTHVSGLISRRNFNIESINAGYTEEADMSRITIEVDADDEYELEQVVNQLSKLIDVIKIIDLTGKDRVHRDLALIKVKASPENRAEIVNLAEIFRAHIVDVNKETMIIELTGEDVKIDAICELLDDYGIIEIVRTGKIAICRGPKAAKDV
- the ilvB gene encoding biosynthetic-type acetolactate synthase large subunit, whose protein sequence is MKMTGAQAIIECLKKEDVQVVFGYPGGSVLTLYDALYMSEFPHVLPRHEQGAIHAADGYARVTGKVGVCMATSGPGATNLITGIATAYMDSVPLVLITGQVAVPFLGRDSFQEADIRGITTPITKHNYLVRDVRDLPKTVKEAFYIARTGRPGPVLIDIPKNIFAEEIDFEYPAEVNLRGYTPICEGDSQTMNAVFDELKFAQKPLFFVGGGLNLSDTSEIMRKIVAYTGVPTVSSLMGLGCVSSDDPHFFGMIGMHGTYAGNMSTTETDLLIGIGVRFDDRVTGRLDQFASNAKIVHFDIDPAEINKNVRANIRVIGDLRWTLEKFYQKLQEKPAQEWKDQFKPWLEKLSGWKKEKPLTYKKDTDEILPQPVIEKICEITEGNAVMVTDVGQNQMWTAQFYGFKHPRSLLTSGGLGTMGYGLPASMGAKVGEPNKKVICICGDGGFMMNCQELMTIADLNLPVKVMILNNQSLGMVAQWQREFYNSHYAHSCMRTKADFVEIAKAMGVPAVRLDKKEEIEAVLKKAIFSEGPFLVDIRIPEEEDVLPMVPTGAGLNQMILGG
- a CDS encoding MBL fold metallo-hydrolase; protein product: MKLTVLGCWGAYPEAGEATSGYLLQTGRHKVLLDCGSGVLANLWKHVSHEQIDAVFISHFHHDHTADLGCLLYASKFAFAFKKRTKPLPVYASNQPGRFKELTFGEYSNGIEIKPDAVLNLDGLKISFAPTVHDAYNLAMKFEYAGKVLVYTGDLGPASDLSRFEGGADLLITESSLYAHETGLFQGHLTSVEAASLAKQLGAKALLLSHFPHIGETANLAAEASRCYAGKIYLAKTNLTVEF